From one Vanacampus margaritifer isolate UIUO_Vmar chromosome 12, RoL_Vmar_1.0, whole genome shotgun sequence genomic stretch:
- the tspan14 gene encoding tetraspanin-14 codes for MYYYRYDNAEVSCCYKYLMFTYNVIFWLAGVLFMAAGFWAWSEKGVLLDLTQVTRLRGLDPVWLLLLVGGVTFILGFAGCVGALRENICLLKFFSVMIGLIFLVELAVAVLAVLFQSQVREWINGLFLANVKAYRDDIDLQNLIDSLQRTNHCCGARDPDDWDVNVYFSCNATHTSREKCGVPFSCCVADPADSVLNTQCGYDVRKKAKGQWPDDIYVKGCVAALEDWLPANLYTLATVFVIISLLQMAGIYLARSLISDIQKVRLSY; via the exons ATGTACTATTATCGCTATGACAACGCCGAGGTCAGCTGCTGCTACAAATACCTGATGTTCACCTACAACGTCATCTTCTGG CTGGCCGGTGTGCTCTTCATGGCGGCGGGCTTTTGGGCGTGGAGCGAGAAG GGGGTCCTACTGGACCTGACGCAGGTGACCCGCCTGCGCGGTTTGGACCCGGTGTGGTTGCTGCTGCTGGTGGGCGGCGTCACCTTCATCCTGGGCTTTGCGGGATGCGTGGGCGCGCTCCGCGAAAACATCTGCTTGCTCAAGTTT TTTTCCGTCATGATTGGCTTGATCTTCCTGGTGGAGCTGGCGGTCGCCGTGCTGGCCGTGCTTTTCCAAAGTCAGGTGCGAGAATGGATCAACGGCTTGTTCCTGGCCAACGTCAAAGCCTACCGAGACGACATCGACTTGCAGAACCTGATCGACTCGCTGCAGAGAACG AATCACTGCTGCGGCGCGCGGGATCCCGACGACTGGGACGTCAACGTTTACTTCAGCTGTAACGCAACGCATACCAGCAGAGAGAAGTGCGGCGTTCCCTTCTCCTGCTGCGTGGCCGATCCCGCC GACTCGGTGCTCAACACTCAGTGTGGCTACGACGTCAGAAAGAAAGCCAAG GGCCAGTGGCCGGACGACATCTACGTGAAAGGTTGCGTTGCGGCGCTGGAAGACTGGTTACCGGCAAACCTTTACACGCTGGCGACCGTCTTTGTCATCATCTCGCTGCTGCAG ATGGCGGGCATCTACCTGGCCAGGTCGCTCATCTCGGACATTCAAAAGGTGCGCTTGTCTTACTGA